Proteins found in one Nitrospirota bacterium genomic segment:
- a CDS encoding carbon monoxide dehydrogenase beta subunit family protein, producing the protein MSTQRAPQKRRGPIQPGPGELLPPAAASLATRFPIPGEGWLEGNVVPEEELIPRIAEKLLTGRNPTFFPGPLLLWGWNEATRVRAAAALELVGHIPGINIIPMPDYRPIYPKIDPEAVINPCHPNLTIWHNKIEVGLFMDAHCHFVNVMMKIIRGGTNCYTIAICANDTHEDAIASLGWVDLKKLAKLRDAIVALRTGGKIVPWALTEAGKAELAARKRHKVEARKQMMAYMKELGHELEVGLDEHAE; encoded by the coding sequence ATGTCCACTCAGCGTGCCCCCCAAAAACGCAGAGGCCCAATTCAACCCGGACCAGGTGAGCTGCTTCCACCGGCCGCGGCTTCTTTGGCGACGCGATTCCCAATCCCGGGCGAAGGGTGGCTGGAAGGCAACGTCGTGCCGGAGGAGGAGCTGATTCCGCGTATCGCGGAAAAATTGCTCACGGGACGTAATCCCACGTTCTTCCCCGGGCCCCTGTTGTTGTGGGGATGGAACGAAGCGACGCGGGTACGTGCGGCCGCCGCGCTCGAGTTGGTCGGGCACATCCCCGGAATCAATATTATCCCCATGCCCGACTATCGCCCGATTTATCCCAAGATTGATCCCGAGGCCGTGATCAATCCCTGTCACCCCAACCTGACGATCTGGCACAACAAGATCGAAGTAGGCCTGTTCATGGACGCTCACTGTCACTTCGTCAATGTCATGATGAAGATTATCCGAGGGGGAACCAACTGCTACACGATCGCGATCTGCGCCAACGATACCCACGAAGACGCCATCGCCAGCTTGGGATGGGTTGATCTGAAGAAACTCGCGAAGCTCCGCGACGCGATCGTCGCGTTGCGTACCGGTGGAAAGATCGTCCCCTGGGCGCTGACCGAGGCCGGAAAAGCCGAACTCGCAGCGCGCAAGCGGCACAAGGTGGAGGCGAGAAAGCAGATGATGGCTTACATGAAGGAACTCGGGCACGAACTTGAAGTTGGTCTCGACGAGCACGCCGAGTAG
- a CDS encoding ATP-binding protein produces MRHRYVGVMFRPSPQQPILGYFPLRVIVPVLVIVAAVVAIVAFLGLEHERRILEQVTNQGAPVESARARLIQTTALLFLFAGLCISALLTYQSYQSTKRTLERVKGLARNILHSIPSGVLTVDQAGRVTAINPMAERILGVTAESTLGRGLDRRFGVDDPIFRCMRAALDHAEFVRNLDIRYPLQEARWIRLTTSSLADHDHGRDGVVILLQDVTDLLVLEEQLRRSEKLSALHTLSAGVAHEIRNPLSAIDLNLHLLQEEIGVEAMDPEAVQRYSDIVNAEVRRIRGIVDNFLRFARPTSLVLGEVKLDGIARHIGELVRYEAEERGVEIRIDFPENLPAVPGDETQLGQVFLNLMINAVQAMPQGGILRVFGEERVADAGPLVEVSVSDTGLGINKADLAKVFEPFFSTKPDGHGLGLAIAYRIIEDHRGTIRVTSEAGAGTTFVLSFPAARVPDEQPVQQI; encoded by the coding sequence ATGCGCCACCGCTATGTCGGTGTGATGTTTCGCCCCAGTCCTCAACAGCCCATACTCGGGTATTTCCCGCTCAGGGTCATCGTCCCGGTGCTCGTTATCGTCGCCGCGGTTGTCGCCATCGTGGCCTTTCTCGGACTGGAACACGAGCGGCGGATCCTCGAACAGGTCACCAACCAAGGGGCGCCTGTCGAGTCGGCCCGCGCCCGCCTCATCCAAACGACCGCCCTCCTCTTCCTCTTTGCGGGCCTCTGTATCTCAGCGCTTCTGACGTACCAGAGCTATCAATCGACCAAACGAACGCTGGAGCGGGTCAAAGGACTTGCTCGGAATATCCTTCACAGCATTCCCAGCGGGGTGTTGACGGTGGATCAGGCGGGCCGCGTGACGGCCATCAATCCGATGGCTGAGCGAATCTTGGGTGTCACGGCTGAATCGACATTGGGTCGGGGGCTTGACCGACGGTTCGGCGTCGACGATCCGATTTTCCGATGCATGCGTGCGGCCTTGGATCATGCCGAGTTCGTTCGGAATCTCGATATTCGATATCCGTTGCAGGAAGCCCGCTGGATTCGGCTCACGACGTCATCGCTCGCCGATCACGACCACGGGAGAGACGGCGTGGTGATCCTGCTCCAGGATGTCACTGACCTCCTGGTGTTGGAAGAACAGCTCCGGCGGAGCGAGAAACTTTCGGCGCTCCATACGCTCTCGGCCGGTGTGGCTCACGAGATCCGCAACCCCTTGAGCGCGATCGACCTCAATCTGCATCTCTTGCAGGAAGAGATCGGCGTCGAGGCCATGGATCCGGAGGCGGTCCAGCGTTACTCGGACATCGTGAACGCGGAGGTCCGACGAATCAGGGGCATCGTGGATAACTTTCTCCGCTTTGCGAGGCCGACGTCACTCGTCTTGGGCGAGGTCAAACTCGATGGCATCGCTCGACATATCGGAGAGCTCGTCCGGTACGAGGCCGAGGAGCGCGGAGTCGAGATCCGAATCGATTTCCCCGAGAATCTTCCCGCAGTTCCAGGCGACGAGACTCAATTGGGGCAGGTTTTTCTCAATCTCATGATCAATGCCGTCCAAGCCATGCCGCAAGGAGGGATCCTGCGGGTATTCGGCGAAGAGCGGGTCGCCGACGCAGGGCCGCTCGTCGAGGTTTCGGTCAGCGACACGGGGCTTGGCATCAACAAAGCCGACCTCGCGAAGGTCTTCGAGCCGTTCTTCAGCACCAAGCCGGACGGCCACGGCCTCGGGCTCGCGATCGCCTACCGCATCATTGAAGACCACCGGGGGACCATTCGGGTGACGAGTGAGGCGGGGGCTGGAACCACGTTTGTCCTATCATTCCCAGCCGCTCGCGTTCCCGACGAGCAGCCGGTCCAGCAGATATGA
- a CDS encoding sigma-54 dependent transcriptional regulator: MNAKPRILVVDDEPNIRSAIATILDRSGYAVESAADPGEADRLLGHSDCHVILLDLRMPGANGLECLHRWKSERPDTEIIVVTAFGSVATAVEAMRLGAYDYLQKPIDRERLPIVVKKAVERHLLSAENKALKERLARRNGCGSLIGHSPAMLRVYELIDLVAGSDATVLIAGESGVGKERVARAIYERGPRANGPFIAVNCGALPEALQESELFGYERGAFTGATTTKPGRFELAHEGVLFLDEVGEMSAKTQVDFLRVLESREFRRVGGTRLVKVDVRIVAATNRDLKKAVEEGRFREDLYYRLNVVPIRVPSLRERADDLPLLIEAFLDEFATTYQRERQVLAPETLERFTDYPWPGNVRELRNLLERLVITSRESVIGPVHLPAEMLNEVPVRMDGNRLAGKSLRDIEKHAIIETLRNVTSHREKAAKILGISPRALQYKIKEYGIDA; encoded by the coding sequence ATGAACGCGAAACCGAGAATTCTCGTCGTAGACGACGAGCCCAACATCCGCAGCGCGATCGCCACTATTCTCGACCGCTCGGGATACGCGGTCGAGAGCGCGGCCGACCCCGGCGAGGCTGACCGTCTGCTGGGTCATTCCGACTGCCACGTCATCCTGTTGGATCTACGCATGCCCGGGGCGAATGGCCTGGAGTGTCTGCATCGGTGGAAATCCGAGCGTCCGGACACCGAGATCATTGTCGTGACGGCGTTCGGTTCTGTTGCGACCGCGGTCGAGGCGATGCGGTTGGGCGCCTACGATTACCTCCAGAAACCGATCGACCGAGAGCGGCTCCCCATTGTGGTGAAAAAGGCGGTCGAACGTCATCTGTTGAGTGCCGAGAACAAAGCGCTCAAGGAACGACTGGCACGCCGGAATGGATGCGGTTCCCTGATCGGCCACAGTCCCGCGATGCTCCGGGTGTACGAGCTGATCGACCTGGTGGCAGGGAGCGACGCCACCGTGTTGATCGCGGGGGAAAGCGGGGTCGGGAAGGAACGGGTCGCGCGCGCCATCTACGAACGGGGGCCGCGCGCCAATGGGCCGTTCATCGCGGTCAACTGCGGGGCGCTCCCGGAGGCGCTTCAGGAAAGCGAGCTGTTCGGGTACGAACGGGGCGCCTTTACCGGTGCGACGACCACCAAACCGGGCCGCTTTGAGCTCGCGCACGAAGGCGTCCTCTTCCTGGACGAAGTCGGTGAAATGAGCGCGAAGACCCAGGTCGATTTCCTCCGGGTGCTCGAATCCAGGGAGTTCCGTCGCGTCGGCGGGACCCGTCTCGTCAAGGTGGATGTCCGTATCGTGGCGGCCACCAATCGCGACCTCAAGAAAGCCGTTGAAGAGGGACGGTTTCGAGAAGACCTCTATTACCGGTTAAACGTGGTGCCGATTCGCGTCCCTTCGCTGCGTGAACGCGCAGACGATCTGCCGCTGTTGATCGAGGCGTTCCTGGACGAATTCGCCACGACGTACCAGCGCGAACGTCAGGTCCTCGCGCCGGAAACGCTCGAGCGGTTTACGGACTATCCGTGGCCGGGCAACGTTCGGGAACTCCGCAACCTCCTCGAACGTCTGGTCATCACCAGTCGGGAATCGGTGATCGGCCCGGTGCATCTCCCGGCGGAGATGCTGAACGAGGTTCCCGTGAGAATGGACGGAAATCGGCTGGCGGGGAAAAGTCTCCGAGACATCGAAAAGCACGCGATCATCGAGACGCTCCGCAACGTGACCTCGCACCGCGAAAAGGCGGCCAAAATCCTCGGCATCAGTCCGCGCGCACTTCAGTACAAGATCAAAGAGTACGGGATCGACGCGTAA
- a CDS encoding cation diffusion facilitator family transporter produces the protein MRSSNGSPSPQEPLSSAAAFSDAVIGRKLLFSIVLNVAIIAVELIGGWLANSVGLLSDAAHNATDVAVLVVSWWAFHQAARPSHGRRTFGYHRAEILTALFNAALFLATTGWIIAESFQRVLNPTPVDGPVVAAIAAVAFGANLWTALLLRRPAAGNLNVKSAFIHMVADALVSLGVIVSGVMIGLTGWTALDPAIGTVIALVIASEAWKILRESVTILLEGVPHDIDTDAVAERLRAAPGVQDINDLHIWALGSGLSALSCRVVVNDMPISQTEQLTRSLRHELRERFGIGHATLEYETVAEPKPLYCDLKAPHPAGAHAPRSEPS, from the coding sequence ATGCGTTCCTCCAACGGGTCACCATCCCCCCAAGAGCCTTTGTCCAGCGCCGCCGCGTTTTCCGACGCGGTCATCGGCCGGAAACTCCTGTTCTCGATCGTCCTCAACGTGGCCATCATCGCCGTCGAGCTCATCGGCGGCTGGCTCGCCAACAGCGTGGGCCTGCTCAGCGACGCCGCGCACAACGCCACCGACGTTGCGGTCCTCGTGGTGTCCTGGTGGGCCTTTCACCAGGCCGCACGTCCGTCGCACGGCCGCCGGACCTTTGGATACCATCGCGCCGAGATCCTGACCGCGCTGTTCAACGCGGCCTTGTTCCTTGCGACGACGGGCTGGATCATCGCGGAATCGTTCCAGCGCGTGCTCAACCCGACCCCGGTCGACGGTCCCGTCGTGGCGGCCATCGCCGCGGTCGCGTTCGGCGCCAACCTGTGGACCGCCCTCCTGCTCCGCCGCCCGGCCGCCGGCAACTTGAACGTCAAGAGCGCGTTCATCCACATGGTGGCCGACGCGCTGGTCTCGTTGGGAGTGATCGTGTCGGGCGTCATGATCGGGTTGACCGGGTGGACCGCCCTGGATCCCGCGATCGGCACCGTCATTGCGCTCGTCATTGCGAGCGAAGCATGGAAGATCCTTCGCGAATCGGTCACGATCCTGCTCGAAGGCGTGCCGCACGATATCGACACCGACGCCGTGGCGGAAAGACTTCGCGCCGCGCCGGGCGTGCAGGACATCAATGATCTCCACATCTGGGCCTTGGGGTCGGGCTTGAGCGCGCTGAGCTGCCGCGTGGTGGTCAACGACATGCCGATCAGCCAGACCGAACAGCTCACCCGCTCGCTGCGCCACGAGCTGCGCGAACGGTTCGGCATCGGCCACGCCACGTTGGAATACGAGACCGTGGCGGAGCCCAAGCCGCTCTACTGCGACCTCAAAGCGCCGCACCCGGCCGGCGCTCACGCGCCGCGTTCCGAGCCTTCCTGA
- a CDS encoding metallophosphoesterase, whose translation MTPRNEDEVTPEVVPSPSAGVTRDGLIYDADHAVLSKGLTRRGFLKVSALTGATLVVAPTLGGLVRPTASLAAASDFTFAIIADSHTMGSKNPRMKTRLVAAIKEINALSPTPDFVMYMGDAVHDGSAEQFKYFEEIMAALKPKAYYIPGEHDWYLDMGDYYQKNLIKGQVPYSFDHKGVHVVGLNGINFNDFWSARKLTPEERMDVAGTLNHPMPGPFLLGKAQLDWLQKDLANVPKNAPVLVFTHPPLYHYYRPWNFWTEDAADAHAILKPFQNVQVFHGHVHQIVQHQMANMKFLSTVSTSWPHPYPETYKKLGLKGQMPRSNPALPFDGLGWSNNKVAGGVVSHEDVLWTLKPPKV comes from the coding sequence ATGACACCACGAAACGAAGATGAAGTCACCCCGGAGGTGGTCCCAAGTCCGTCTGCCGGCGTCACCCGCGACGGACTCATCTACGACGCCGACCACGCCGTTCTGTCAAAGGGATTGACCCGGCGAGGGTTTTTGAAGGTCTCGGCTTTGACCGGTGCGACGTTGGTCGTTGCGCCGACCTTGGGGGGGCTGGTACGCCCCACGGCCTCGCTCGCTGCGGCGTCGGACTTCACGTTCGCGATCATCGCGGACAGCCACACCATGGGATCCAAGAACCCGCGGATGAAAACGCGGCTCGTGGCCGCGATCAAAGAGATCAACGCGCTGAGCCCGACGCCGGACTTCGTCATGTACATGGGTGACGCGGTCCACGATGGGTCGGCGGAGCAGTTCAAGTACTTTGAGGAGATCATGGCGGCGCTCAAGCCCAAGGCGTATTACATCCCGGGCGAGCATGACTGGTACTTGGACATGGGTGACTACTATCAGAAGAACCTGATTAAAGGACAGGTTCCCTATTCGTTCGACCACAAGGGCGTGCACGTCGTGGGGCTCAACGGGATCAACTTCAATGATTTCTGGAGCGCCCGCAAGCTGACTCCGGAGGAGCGGATGGACGTGGCGGGAACGCTCAATCATCCCATGCCGGGACCGTTTCTGCTCGGAAAGGCGCAGTTGGATTGGCTCCAGAAGGATCTGGCCAACGTGCCCAAGAACGCGCCGGTCCTGGTGTTCACCCACCCGCCGCTGTACCACTACTACCGACCCTGGAATTTCTGGACCGAGGACGCGGCCGACGCGCACGCCATCCTCAAGCCCTTCCAGAACGTCCAGGTGTTCCACGGCCACGTCCATCAGATCGTTCAGCACCAGATGGCGAACATGAAATTCCTGAGCACGGTGTCCACGTCGTGGCCCCATCCTTACCCCGAGACCTATAAAAAATTGGGGTTGAAGGGTCAGATGCCTCGCTCGAATCCCGCCCTGCCGTTCGACGGTCTGGGGTGGTCGAACAACAAGGTGGCGGGCGGGGTGGTCAGCCACGAGGACGTGTTATGGACCCTCAAACCGCCGAAGGTGTGA
- a CDS encoding cytochrome C yields the protein MTTSRTWAKWALPVVAVLFAGVSAAQGADVVQRKTLQSPQLSPELVKKSEEEMAKAIKRGDELWHDRNLGTNGMACNMCHPDAAVTHPETYPKYKQQFGRVVSVQQFINWCIQVPLQGKLRELGSDELVALEAYMNDQNRGQVMDVGLPAP from the coding sequence ATGACCACGTCAAGGACATGGGCGAAGTGGGCGCTGCCGGTGGTGGCGGTGTTGTTCGCTGGCGTGTCGGCCGCCCAAGGCGCAGACGTTGTGCAACGGAAGACCCTTCAGAGTCCGCAGTTGTCCCCGGAGTTGGTCAAGAAGTCCGAGGAGGAAATGGCCAAGGCGATCAAGCGGGGCGACGAACTGTGGCACGATCGCAACCTCGGCACCAACGGCATGGCGTGCAACATGTGTCACCCCGACGCCGCGGTGACCCACCCTGAGACGTATCCGAAGTACAAGCAGCAGTTCGGGAGGGTGGTGTCGGTGCAGCAGTTTATCAACTGGTGCATTCAAGTCCCGCTCCAGGGCAAACTCAGAGAGCTCGGCAGCGATGAGTTGGTGGCGCTGGAGGCGTATATGAATGATCAGAATCGGGGGCAGGTGATGGATGTGGGGCTCCCCGCTCCGTAG
- a CDS encoding protein-methionine-sulfoxide reductase heme-binding subunit MsrQ translates to MDTQRHQTTRTDNRIGLARVALGALGLAPLAVLTWRAFTDDLGANPIETVERFTGWWTLTLLMVTLAVTPIRLLTGWTTITRLRRMLGLFAFFWACLHLSAYAGLDQFFALKDIVKDVAKRPYITVGFTTFLLLLPLAVTSTDRMIRRLGGARWRKLHRLAYVAAAGGVLHFLWLVKADIARPFLFASVLIVLLAVRLRKPVAGKARPSESGDLLETRRAA, encoded by the coding sequence ATGGACACTCAACGGCATCAGACGACACGGACGGACAACCGGATCGGGCTGGCGCGAGTGGCGTTGGGTGCGCTCGGCCTGGCGCCCCTGGCCGTCTTGACCTGGCGCGCATTCACCGACGATCTTGGCGCCAATCCCATCGAAACGGTCGAGCGGTTCACCGGCTGGTGGACGCTCACCCTGTTGATGGTGACCCTGGCCGTGACGCCGATCCGACTCCTCACCGGTTGGACCACGATCACGCGCCTTCGGCGCATGCTGGGGCTGTTCGCGTTTTTTTGGGCTTGCCTCCACCTGTCCGCTTACGCGGGCCTCGACCAGTTTTTCGCGTTGAAGGACATCGTGAAGGACGTGGCAAAACGCCCGTACATCACGGTGGGGTTCACCACCTTCCTGTTGCTGCTTCCGCTGGCCGTCACGTCGACCGACCGGATGATTCGCCGCTTGGGTGGCGCGCGGTGGCGCAAGCTGCATCGCCTGGCGTATGTCGCGGCAGCGGGAGGCGTCCTGCATTTCTTGTGGCTGGTAAAAGCGGATATCGCCCGTCCGTTCCTGTTTGCGTCGGTCCTGATCGTTCTGTTGGCCGTGCGGTTGCGAAAGCCCGTGGCTGGCAAGGCCCGGCCCTCCGAGTCCGGCGATCTCTTGGAGACACGCCGCGCAGCCTAA
- the msrP gene encoding protein-methionine-sulfoxide reductase catalytic subunit MsrP, translating into MLIGRPHQIPSSEITPERIFRAFMDRRRFLKTVVGVGAALSVRGIVDPAALPSAWAAPSFKGVRRSNLSTDEPQTSLRNVTTYNNYFEFSSEKDLPATLAKDFQPRPWTVAIEGEVAKPGVYDVDELIKPYTLEERVYRLRCVEAWSMVVPWIGFPLADLIKRARPTGKARFVEFVGLYDPKRMPGQRSLTMGLEWPYREGLRLDEAMHPLTILAVGLYGQVLPNQNGAPIRLVVPWKYGFKSIKAITKIRFVENQPATTWSSYGPREYGFYANVNPTVDHPRWSQARERRIGEFFKRDTLPFNGYADQVASLYSGMDLRTHY; encoded by the coding sequence ATGTTGATCGGACGGCCCCATCAGATCCCGTCTTCGGAGATCACTCCTGAGCGTATCTTCCGAGCATTCATGGATCGACGGCGGTTCCTGAAGACGGTGGTAGGCGTTGGTGCCGCCTTGTCGGTCCGCGGGATCGTAGACCCGGCAGCCTTGCCCTCGGCCTGGGCCGCGCCCAGCTTCAAGGGCGTTCGCCGGAGCAACCTGAGCACCGACGAGCCGCAGACGTCGCTGCGCAACGTGACGACTTACAACAACTACTTCGAGTTCTCCTCCGAAAAGGACCTCCCCGCCACATTGGCCAAGGACTTCCAACCGCGGCCGTGGACCGTGGCGATCGAAGGCGAAGTCGCCAAGCCCGGGGTCTACGACGTCGACGAGTTGATCAAACCCTACACCCTCGAAGAGCGCGTGTACCGGCTGCGCTGCGTGGAGGCCTGGTCCATGGTCGTACCCTGGATCGGGTTTCCTTTAGCGGACCTCATCAAACGGGCGCGGCCCACCGGCAAGGCCAGGTTTGTGGAATTCGTCGGTCTCTACGACCCCAAACGTATGCCAGGGCAACGGAGCCTCACCATGGGCCTCGAATGGCCCTATCGCGAGGGGCTGCGTCTGGACGAAGCGATGCACCCTCTCACCATCCTGGCGGTGGGCCTGTACGGTCAGGTGCTGCCCAACCAGAACGGAGCGCCGATTCGGCTGGTCGTGCCGTGGAAATACGGGTTCAAGAGCATCAAGGCCATTACCAAAATTCGCTTCGTGGAGAACCAGCCCGCCACCACCTGGTCGTCGTACGGCCCCAGAGAGTACGGGTTCTACGCCAATGTGAATCCAACGGTCGATCATCCCCGCTGGAGCCAGGCTCGCGAGCGGCGGATCGGCGAGTTTTTCAAGCGGGATACGCTGCCGTTCAACGGCTACGCGGACCAGGTGGCGTCCCTGTATTCCGGCATGGACCTTCGCACACACTATTGA
- a CDS encoding M1 family aminopeptidase, whose product MDPRLNTVRTLTATVGPVWLWLMLCPGPAAGEPVHHELTVVLNPGEGALSVEDTIRLPKEFPSRGGAYHFSLRRGWKPTTSDPQVVLKAASEGESHALVLPRGQRTVRISYTGRLNGPDNAAGDDDHGDALSADAAVLSHESRWYPAFGEELVTFALSVRAPAGWDIISQGTRTIHRREGDYVEVRWESPEPQDDIYLVGGPLTEYTCEAGGIATMAFLRTPDPDLADQYLEATARYLAMYAELLGPYPYSKFALVENAWETGFGMPSFTLLGSTVIRLPFILHSSYPHEILHNWWGNGVYVDASRGNWSEGLTAYLADHLIAEQRGTGAEYRRAALQKYADYVTHDRDFPLTDFRARHSPATEAVGYGKALMVFHMMRRDLGDDVFLSALRGFFERFRFRRATFKDLDRAFARAMGRRKGPLAQWVERAGAPALRVSNAEASRMGDRYLLTALVQQTQSGAAYRLQVPIAVTLEGREQAYQTTFELTTKHRGLELFVPGRPLRVDFDPEFDLFRRLDRTELPPALSQLFGASRLMVVLPAAASPELQDAYRGLAESLGRSTGSYEVVFDANLGALPLDRAVWVLGWDNRFRRAITEALAGLPVTIDDQTVRINGTELTRQSQAVVIAGRRPDAPDLGVGWAAAEQLEALPGLARKLPHYGKYGYLGFEGREPTNVTKGEWPVIRSPLSSPVKQSDGGFVEVPRANLIDRRALIQPKHGLNPDKTGR is encoded by the coding sequence GTGGATCCCCGGCTGAACACAGTGCGCACCCTGACGGCGACCGTTGGTCCGGTCTGGCTGTGGCTCATGCTGTGCCCAGGGCCGGCGGCAGGCGAGCCGGTTCACCACGAGCTGACGGTGGTGCTGAATCCCGGCGAGGGGGCGCTGTCGGTTGAGGACACGATCAGGCTCCCCAAGGAGTTCCCGTCCCGCGGCGGGGCGTATCACTTTTCGCTTCGCCGCGGCTGGAAGCCGACTACTTCGGATCCCCAGGTGGTCCTGAAGGCAGCGTCCGAGGGGGAGTCGCACGCGCTGGTGCTCCCCCGTGGTCAGCGGACCGTTCGGATCAGCTACACGGGTCGGCTCAACGGGCCCGACAACGCGGCCGGCGATGATGACCACGGGGACGCGCTGTCCGCGGACGCTGCGGTGTTGAGTCACGAGAGTCGCTGGTACCCCGCGTTTGGTGAGGAGTTGGTCACGTTCGCGCTCTCGGTCCGCGCGCCGGCGGGGTGGGACATCATCAGCCAGGGGACGCGCACCATCCATCGGCGCGAAGGGGACTACGTGGAGGTCCGCTGGGAGTCGCCGGAGCCCCAGGACGACATCTACTTGGTCGGCGGCCCGCTGACCGAGTATACGTGCGAGGCCGGCGGGATCGCGACCATGGCGTTTCTGCGAACGCCCGATCCTGACTTGGCCGACCAGTACCTTGAGGCCACGGCCCGGTACCTGGCCATGTACGCGGAATTGCTGGGGCCGTATCCCTACTCGAAGTTCGCGTTGGTCGAGAACGCGTGGGAGACCGGATTCGGCATGCCGTCGTTCACGCTCCTCGGGTCAACGGTCATTCGTTTGCCGTTCATCCTCCACTCGTCCTACCCGCACGAGATTCTTCACAACTGGTGGGGCAACGGCGTCTACGTCGACGCGAGTCGCGGGAACTGGTCGGAGGGCCTCACCGCGTACTTGGCCGACCATCTGATTGCGGAGCAGCGCGGCACCGGAGCAGAATACCGGCGGGCCGCGCTCCAGAAGTACGCGGACTACGTGACTCACGACCGCGATTTTCCGCTGACCGATTTTCGCGCCCGCCACAGCCCCGCAACCGAAGCCGTGGGGTACGGCAAGGCCCTCATGGTGTTCCACATGATGCGCCGCGACCTGGGAGACGACGTGTTTCTGAGCGCCCTCCGCGGATTTTTCGAGCGATTTCGGTTTCGGCGCGCCACGTTCAAGGATCTGGACCGCGCCTTCGCCCGCGCAATGGGTCGAAGGAAAGGGCCCCTGGCGCAGTGGGTGGAGCGAGCCGGTGCGCCGGCTTTGAGAGTCAGCAATGCCGAAGCGTCTCGAATGGGCGACCGATATCTCCTCACCGCGCTCGTGCAGCAGACCCAGTCCGGTGCGGCTTACCGATTGCAAGTTCCGATCGCGGTCACGCTCGAAGGGCGCGAGCAAGCGTATCAGACGACGTTCGAACTCACCACTAAACACCGAGGCCTGGAGCTGTTCGTTCCCGGACGCCCGTTGCGGGTCGACTTTGATCCTGAATTCGATCTCTTCCGCCGGCTCGACCGGACGGAGCTCCCGCCGGCCCTCTCCCAACTGTTCGGGGCGAGCCGATTGATGGTCGTCCTGCCCGCTGCTGCGTCGCCGGAGCTGCAGGATGCGTATCGCGGGTTGGCCGAATCACTGGGGCGGTCCACTGGGTCGTACGAGGTGGTCTTCGACGCGAACTTGGGCGCGCTGCCGCTGGATCGCGCCGTCTGGGTCCTGGGTTGGGACAACCGTTTTCGGCGCGCGATCACCGAGGCCCTGGCGGGGCTGCCGGTTACCATCGATGATCAGACCGTCCGTATCAACGGCACCGAGCTGACGCGCCAGAGCCAGGCCGTGGTGATCGCGGGCCGCCGACCTGACGCCCCGGACCTTGGTGTGGGGTGGGCGGCTGCTGAGCAGCTCGAGGCGCTGCCCGGGCTTGCGCGGAAGTTACCCCACTACGGGAAATACGGGTACCTGGGGTTCGAAGGCCGCGAACCGACCAACGTGACCAAAGGCGAGTGGCCCGTCATCCGATCCCCATTGTCATCCCCGGTCAAACAGTCGGACGGCGGGTTCGTGGAGGTACCGCGGGCGAATCTGATCGATCGTCGGGCGCTGATCCAGCCTAAGCACGGCCTGAACCCCGACAAAACAGGGAGATAG